One genomic window of Canis lupus baileyi chromosome 24, mCanLup2.hap1, whole genome shotgun sequence includes the following:
- the R3HCC1 gene encoding R3H and coiled-coil domain-containing protein 1 isoform X1: protein MCCTSVLQTSSEEASSPSPPFEALPPATLALLCLDGVFLSSAENDFVHRIQEELDRFLLQKQLSKVLLFPPLSSRLRYLIHRTAENFDLLSSFSVGEGWKRRTVICHLDIRSPSSDGLSGSCHPPASQPGKYRGPWPTSNQAPAGPRGARAGRGHRGRRPDQALYVPRVLRQQEEGVPCSTPGLKGDAPAGDLLEEPGNVGAGDLNSVPDPPVLMTQAPVDPEGPDQHCDSEQLLDPLGIESPRPESHSGMGDGLEMATRLGSSLRLDLEEESGNEVEKSLAAEEENEELEEEGPGSCSKVDYSELLQEIIDNLTKKEIQVEKIHVDTSFFMEELPGEKDFAHVVEIYDFAPTLKTEDLLAAFSEFQEKGLKIQWVDDTHALGVFPCLASAAEALTKEFPMLKIRPLTQGTKQSKLKALQRPSKEATCVLMGRLAPASGEGETADQYSGGQEAGGPGPGAPTQEERATCS, encoded by the exons ATGTGCTGTACATCTGTACTGCAGACCAGCTCTGAAGAG GCCTCTTCTCCTAGCCCACCTTTTGAG GCTCTCCCACCCGCCACCCTGGCCCTCCTCTGCTTGGACGGCGTCTTCCTCTCCTCCGCCGAGAATGACTTTGTGCACCGCATCCAGGAGGAGCTGGACCGCTTTCTGCTGCAGAAGCAGCTGTCAAA GGTACTTCTTTTCCCCCCACTCTCCAGTCGTCTCCGGTACCTGATCCACAGGACAGCAGAGAATTTTGATCTTCTGAGCAGCTTCTCTGTTGGGGAGGGCTGGAAGAGAAGGACAGTCATCTGCCACTTGGATATCAG GTCACCCAGTTCAGATGGACTCTCTGGCTCCTGCCACCCTCCTGCCTCTCAGCCTGGCAAATATCGAGGTCCTTGGCCCACCTCAAACCAAGCACCTGCTGGTCCTCGAGGGGCACGGGCTGGCCGGGGTCATCGTGGACGCAGACCGGACCAGGCTTTGTATGTGCCCCGAGTACTGCGCCAGCAAGAAGAAGGGGTACCATGCTCTACCCCAGGGCTCAAAGGAGACGCTCCAGCTGGTGACCTTCTGGAGGAGCCTGGGAATGTTGGTGCTGGGGACCTCAACTCTGTTCCGGACCCTCCTGTGTTGATGACTCAGGCACCTGTGGACCCAGAGGGCCCAGACCAACACTGTGACAGTGAGCAGCTACTGGACCCACTTGGCATTGAGTCCCCACGGCCTGAGAGCCACTCAGGGATGGGAGATGGGTTGGAGATGGCCACCCGGCTTGGATCCAGTCTGCGGCTGGACTTGGAAGAGGAGAGTGGGAATGAGGTGGAGAAGAGCCTGGCGGCAGAGGAGGAAAACGAAGAGTTGGAAGAGGAGGGGCCTGGCAGCTGCTCCAAGGTCGATTACAGTGAGCTGCTACAGGAG ATAATAGACAACCTGACCAAGAAGGAGATTCAGGTAGAGAAGATCCATGTGGACACGTCCTTCTTCATGGAGGAGCTGCCTGGAGAGAAGGATTTTGCCCATGTGGTGGAGATCTACGACTTTGCGCCCACACTTAAGACTGAGGATCTGCTGGCAGCATTTTCCGAGTTCCA AGAGAAGGGTCTCAAGATTCAATGGGTTGATGACACACACGCGCTCGGTGTCTTTCCCTGCCTGGCCTCAG CTGCTGAAGCCCTGACCAAGGAGTTTCCTATGCTCAAGATCCGGCCCCTCACGCAAGGAACCAAGCAGTCAAAGCTGAAAGCCTTGCAGAGGCCAAGTAAGGAAGCCACTTGTGTCCTGATGGGAAGGCT AGCTCCTGCGTCTGGCGAAGGTGAGACCGCAGACCAATACAGCGGTGGCCAGGAGGCTGGTGGCCCGGGCCCTGGGGCTCCAACACAAGAAGAAAGAGCGACCTGCAGTTGA
- the R3HCC1 gene encoding R3H and coiled-coil domain-containing protein 1 isoform X4 has product MCCTSVLQTSSEEASSPSPPFEALPPATLALLCLDGVFLSSAENDFVHRIQEELDRFLLQKQLSKVLLFPPLSSRLRYLIHRTAENFDLLSSFSVGEGWKRRTVICHLDIRSPSSDGLSGSCHPPASQPGKYRGPWPTSNQAPAGPRGARAGRGHRGRRPDQALYVPRVLRQQEEGVPCSTPGLKGDAPAGDLLEEPGNVGAGDLNSVPDPPVLMTQAPVDPEGPDQHCDSEQLLDPLGIESPRPESHSGMGDGLEMATRLGSSLRLDLEEESGNEVEKSLAAEEENEELEEEGPGSCSKVDYSELLQEIIDNLTKKEIQVEKIHVDTSFFMEELPGEKDFAHVVEIYDFAPTLKTEDLLAAFSEFQEKGLKIQWVDDTHALGVFPCLASAAEALTKEFPMLKIRPLTQGTKQSKLKALQRPTLLNVNVRGSPRHLGKRLAMRPSKRRSPRS; this is encoded by the exons ATGTGCTGTACATCTGTACTGCAGACCAGCTCTGAAGAG GCCTCTTCTCCTAGCCCACCTTTTGAG GCTCTCCCACCCGCCACCCTGGCCCTCCTCTGCTTGGACGGCGTCTTCCTCTCCTCCGCCGAGAATGACTTTGTGCACCGCATCCAGGAGGAGCTGGACCGCTTTCTGCTGCAGAAGCAGCTGTCAAA GGTACTTCTTTTCCCCCCACTCTCCAGTCGTCTCCGGTACCTGATCCACAGGACAGCAGAGAATTTTGATCTTCTGAGCAGCTTCTCTGTTGGGGAGGGCTGGAAGAGAAGGACAGTCATCTGCCACTTGGATATCAG GTCACCCAGTTCAGATGGACTCTCTGGCTCCTGCCACCCTCCTGCCTCTCAGCCTGGCAAATATCGAGGTCCTTGGCCCACCTCAAACCAAGCACCTGCTGGTCCTCGAGGGGCACGGGCTGGCCGGGGTCATCGTGGACGCAGACCGGACCAGGCTTTGTATGTGCCCCGAGTACTGCGCCAGCAAGAAGAAGGGGTACCATGCTCTACCCCAGGGCTCAAAGGAGACGCTCCAGCTGGTGACCTTCTGGAGGAGCCTGGGAATGTTGGTGCTGGGGACCTCAACTCTGTTCCGGACCCTCCTGTGTTGATGACTCAGGCACCTGTGGACCCAGAGGGCCCAGACCAACACTGTGACAGTGAGCAGCTACTGGACCCACTTGGCATTGAGTCCCCACGGCCTGAGAGCCACTCAGGGATGGGAGATGGGTTGGAGATGGCCACCCGGCTTGGATCCAGTCTGCGGCTGGACTTGGAAGAGGAGAGTGGGAATGAGGTGGAGAAGAGCCTGGCGGCAGAGGAGGAAAACGAAGAGTTGGAAGAGGAGGGGCCTGGCAGCTGCTCCAAGGTCGATTACAGTGAGCTGCTACAGGAG ATAATAGACAACCTGACCAAGAAGGAGATTCAGGTAGAGAAGATCCATGTGGACACGTCCTTCTTCATGGAGGAGCTGCCTGGAGAGAAGGATTTTGCCCATGTGGTGGAGATCTACGACTTTGCGCCCACACTTAAGACTGAGGATCTGCTGGCAGCATTTTCCGAGTTCCA AGAGAAGGGTCTCAAGATTCAATGGGTTGATGACACACACGCGCTCGGTGTCTTTCCCTGCCTGGCCTCAG CTGCTGAAGCCCTGACCAAGGAGTTTCCTATGCTCAAGATCCGGCCCCTCACGCAAGGAACCAAGCAGTCAAAGCTGAAAGCCTTGCAGAGGCCAA
- the R3HCC1 gene encoding R3H and coiled-coil domain-containing protein 1 isoform X2 produces the protein MCCTSVLQTSSEEASSPSPPFEALPPATLALLCLDGVFLSSAENDFVHRIQEELDRFLLQKQLSKVLLFPPLSSRLRYLIHRTAENFDLLSSFSVGEGWKRRTVICHLDIRSPSSDGLSGSCHPPASQPGKYRGPWPTSNQAPAGPRGARAGRGHRGRRPDQALYVPRVLRQQEEGVPCSTPGLKGDAPAGDLLEEPGNVGAGDLNSVPDPPVLMTQAPVDPEGPDQHCDSEQLLDPLGIESPRPESHSGMGDGLEMATRLGSSLRLDLEEESGNEVEKSLAAEEENEELEEEGPGSCSKVDYSELLQEIIDNLTKKEIQVEKIHVDTSFFMEELPGEKDFAHVVEIYDFAPTLKTEDLLAAFSEFQEKGLKIQWVDDTHALGVFPCLASAAEALTKEFPMLKIRPLTQGTKQSKLKALQRPKLLRLAKVRPQTNTAVARRLVARALGLQHKKKERPAVESPTSLRP, from the exons ATGTGCTGTACATCTGTACTGCAGACCAGCTCTGAAGAG GCCTCTTCTCCTAGCCCACCTTTTGAG GCTCTCCCACCCGCCACCCTGGCCCTCCTCTGCTTGGACGGCGTCTTCCTCTCCTCCGCCGAGAATGACTTTGTGCACCGCATCCAGGAGGAGCTGGACCGCTTTCTGCTGCAGAAGCAGCTGTCAAA GGTACTTCTTTTCCCCCCACTCTCCAGTCGTCTCCGGTACCTGATCCACAGGACAGCAGAGAATTTTGATCTTCTGAGCAGCTTCTCTGTTGGGGAGGGCTGGAAGAGAAGGACAGTCATCTGCCACTTGGATATCAG GTCACCCAGTTCAGATGGACTCTCTGGCTCCTGCCACCCTCCTGCCTCTCAGCCTGGCAAATATCGAGGTCCTTGGCCCACCTCAAACCAAGCACCTGCTGGTCCTCGAGGGGCACGGGCTGGCCGGGGTCATCGTGGACGCAGACCGGACCAGGCTTTGTATGTGCCCCGAGTACTGCGCCAGCAAGAAGAAGGGGTACCATGCTCTACCCCAGGGCTCAAAGGAGACGCTCCAGCTGGTGACCTTCTGGAGGAGCCTGGGAATGTTGGTGCTGGGGACCTCAACTCTGTTCCGGACCCTCCTGTGTTGATGACTCAGGCACCTGTGGACCCAGAGGGCCCAGACCAACACTGTGACAGTGAGCAGCTACTGGACCCACTTGGCATTGAGTCCCCACGGCCTGAGAGCCACTCAGGGATGGGAGATGGGTTGGAGATGGCCACCCGGCTTGGATCCAGTCTGCGGCTGGACTTGGAAGAGGAGAGTGGGAATGAGGTGGAGAAGAGCCTGGCGGCAGAGGAGGAAAACGAAGAGTTGGAAGAGGAGGGGCCTGGCAGCTGCTCCAAGGTCGATTACAGTGAGCTGCTACAGGAG ATAATAGACAACCTGACCAAGAAGGAGATTCAGGTAGAGAAGATCCATGTGGACACGTCCTTCTTCATGGAGGAGCTGCCTGGAGAGAAGGATTTTGCCCATGTGGTGGAGATCTACGACTTTGCGCCCACACTTAAGACTGAGGATCTGCTGGCAGCATTTTCCGAGTTCCA AGAGAAGGGTCTCAAGATTCAATGGGTTGATGACACACACGCGCTCGGTGTCTTTCCCTGCCTGGCCTCAG CTGCTGAAGCCCTGACCAAGGAGTTTCCTATGCTCAAGATCCGGCCCCTCACGCAAGGAACCAAGCAGTCAAAGCTGAAAGCCTTGCAGAGGCCAA AGCTCCTGCGTCTGGCGAAGGTGAGACCGCAGACCAATACAGCGGTGGCCAGGAGGCTGGTGGCCCGGGCCCTGGGGCTCCAACACAAGAAGAAAGAGCGACCTGCAGTTGAGTCTCCTACCTCCCTGAGGCCCTGA
- the R3HCC1 gene encoding R3H and coiled-coil domain-containing protein 1 isoform X3, with translation MCCTSVLQTSSEEALPPATLALLCLDGVFLSSAENDFVHRIQEELDRFLLQKQLSKVLLFPPLSSRLRYLIHRTAENFDLLSSFSVGEGWKRRTVICHLDIRSPSSDGLSGSCHPPASQPGKYRGPWPTSNQAPAGPRGARAGRGHRGRRPDQALYVPRVLRQQEEGVPCSTPGLKGDAPAGDLLEEPGNVGAGDLNSVPDPPVLMTQAPVDPEGPDQHCDSEQLLDPLGIESPRPESHSGMGDGLEMATRLGSSLRLDLEEESGNEVEKSLAAEEENEELEEEGPGSCSKVDYSELLQEIIDNLTKKEIQVEKIHVDTSFFMEELPGEKDFAHVVEIYDFAPTLKTEDLLAAFSEFQEKGLKIQWVDDTHALGVFPCLASAAEALTKEFPMLKIRPLTQGTKQSKLKALQRPSKEATCVLMGRLAPASGEGETADQYSGGQEAGGPGPGAPTQEERATCS, from the exons ATGTGCTGTACATCTGTACTGCAGACCAGCTCTGAAGAG GCTCTCCCACCCGCCACCCTGGCCCTCCTCTGCTTGGACGGCGTCTTCCTCTCCTCCGCCGAGAATGACTTTGTGCACCGCATCCAGGAGGAGCTGGACCGCTTTCTGCTGCAGAAGCAGCTGTCAAA GGTACTTCTTTTCCCCCCACTCTCCAGTCGTCTCCGGTACCTGATCCACAGGACAGCAGAGAATTTTGATCTTCTGAGCAGCTTCTCTGTTGGGGAGGGCTGGAAGAGAAGGACAGTCATCTGCCACTTGGATATCAG GTCACCCAGTTCAGATGGACTCTCTGGCTCCTGCCACCCTCCTGCCTCTCAGCCTGGCAAATATCGAGGTCCTTGGCCCACCTCAAACCAAGCACCTGCTGGTCCTCGAGGGGCACGGGCTGGCCGGGGTCATCGTGGACGCAGACCGGACCAGGCTTTGTATGTGCCCCGAGTACTGCGCCAGCAAGAAGAAGGGGTACCATGCTCTACCCCAGGGCTCAAAGGAGACGCTCCAGCTGGTGACCTTCTGGAGGAGCCTGGGAATGTTGGTGCTGGGGACCTCAACTCTGTTCCGGACCCTCCTGTGTTGATGACTCAGGCACCTGTGGACCCAGAGGGCCCAGACCAACACTGTGACAGTGAGCAGCTACTGGACCCACTTGGCATTGAGTCCCCACGGCCTGAGAGCCACTCAGGGATGGGAGATGGGTTGGAGATGGCCACCCGGCTTGGATCCAGTCTGCGGCTGGACTTGGAAGAGGAGAGTGGGAATGAGGTGGAGAAGAGCCTGGCGGCAGAGGAGGAAAACGAAGAGTTGGAAGAGGAGGGGCCTGGCAGCTGCTCCAAGGTCGATTACAGTGAGCTGCTACAGGAG ATAATAGACAACCTGACCAAGAAGGAGATTCAGGTAGAGAAGATCCATGTGGACACGTCCTTCTTCATGGAGGAGCTGCCTGGAGAGAAGGATTTTGCCCATGTGGTGGAGATCTACGACTTTGCGCCCACACTTAAGACTGAGGATCTGCTGGCAGCATTTTCCGAGTTCCA AGAGAAGGGTCTCAAGATTCAATGGGTTGATGACACACACGCGCTCGGTGTCTTTCCCTGCCTGGCCTCAG CTGCTGAAGCCCTGACCAAGGAGTTTCCTATGCTCAAGATCCGGCCCCTCACGCAAGGAACCAAGCAGTCAAAGCTGAAAGCCTTGCAGAGGCCAAGTAAGGAAGCCACTTGTGTCCTGATGGGAAGGCT AGCTCCTGCGTCTGGCGAAGGTGAGACCGCAGACCAATACAGCGGTGGCCAGGAGGCTGGTGGCCCGGGCCCTGGGGCTCCAACACAAGAAGAAAGAGCGACCTGCAGTTGA